One window of Triticum dicoccoides isolate Atlit2015 ecotype Zavitan chromosome 5A, WEW_v2.0, whole genome shotgun sequence genomic DNA carries:
- the LOC119301481 gene encoding protein ELF4-LIKE 3-like translates to MENSSGREVLPNGGGAGGMGNGAANGRAVQALQRSFAEVQVILEKNRILIQEITQNQESLEAGGLSRNVALIRELNGNIARVVDLYNALSCSFSSSLTNGSAPAASDASKGGYKRPRPAQ, encoded by the coding sequence ATGGAGAACAGCAGCGGCCGGGAGGTGCTTCCGAACGGAGGAGGAGCCGGGGGGATGGGCAACGGCGCGGCTAACGGGCGGGCGGTGCAGGCGCTGCAGCGGAGCTTCGCCGAGGTGCAGGTGATCCTGGAGAAGAACCGGATTCTGATCCAGGAGATCACCCAGAACCAGGAGTCGCTCGAGGCCGGTGGCCTCAGCCGCAACGTCGCCCTCATCCGCGagctcaacggcaacatcgcccgcgtcgTCGACCTCTACAACGCCCTCTCCTGCTCCTTCTCCAGCTCCCTCACCAACGGCTCCGCCCCCGCTGCCTCCGACGCCTCCAAGGGGGGCTACAAGAGGCCGCGCCCTGCCCAGTAG